CCCTGGACATGCTGCTGGAGGCGGAGCGCCCGCTCCTCCTCGCCGGGGGCGGCGTGGTCATCGGCGACGCCAGCGCGGAGCTCGTCCGGGCCGCCGAGCACCTCAACGTTCCGGTGCAGATCACCCTCATGGGCAAGGGCGCCTTCCCCGAGGACCATGCCCTGTTCGCCGGCATGGCGGGCCTGCAGACCCAGCAGCGGTACGGGAACGCGGCGTTCCTCGAGTCCGACTTCGTGCTCGCGCTCGGCGCCCGCTTCGGCGACCGGCACACCGGCGACCTCGAGACCTACCGCCAGGGTCGGAGGTTCGTCCACGTCGACATCGAGCCGACGCAGATCGGCAGGGTGTTCGCGCCCGACCTCGGCGTGGTGAGCGGCACCCGGCCGTTCCTGCGGGCGCTTCTCGCCGAGGCCCAGGCGCGTGGCGCCGGCCACGGGGCGCAGGAGTGGCCGGCTCGGGTCCGCGAGCTCAAGGCGACGCTCCGCCGGCGCGACGACTTCGACACAACCCCGATCAAGCCGCCGCGCGTCTTCCGGGAGATCAACCAGACCTACGGGCCGGACACGTACTTCGTCACCGCGATCGGTCTGTACCAGATCTGGTCAGGGCAGTTCCAGGACGTCTTCAAGCCGCGGCACTACCTCTGCTGCGGGCAGGCCGGTCCGCTCGGCTGGGAGGTGTCCGCGGCAACGGGCGTGAAGTGCGCGATCCCCGACGCGGACGTGGTCGCCGTGGTCGGCGACTACTCCTTCCAGTTCATGGTCGAGGAGGTCGCGGTCGCGGCCCAGTACCAGACGCCGTTCGTGGTCGTCCTGCTCAACAACCAGTACCTGGGTCTCATCCGCCAGGCCGAGCTGCCGTACCACATGAACTACGCCGTCGACATCCACTACGGTGAGAACGGCGTGGACCATGTCAAGCTGATGGAGGCGTTCGGCTGCCCGGCGCGCCGGGTCACCGAACCGGGCGACATCGCCGACGCCTTGAAGTGGGCCAACGCCGAGGCCGCGCGCGCCAGGGTGCCCGTCCTGGTCGAGGTCATGATCGAGCGTGAGGCCAACGCCGCCATGGGACCGTCGATCTCCCACATCGTGGAGTACGAGGAGTCGCCGGACGACCAAGAGGCCGAGTACGGCGCCGAAGGCGAGGCTTCGGCGGAGGGCTAGCGCGTGGCGGAGCCAGGTGGGCACGTCGTCGTCGCCCCGGACAAGTTCAAGGGGTCGCTCACGGCCGCCGAGGTGGCGCAGTGGGTGGCCGCCGGCCTGCGCCGCGCCTGCCCTGGGCTGGACGTGCGGGAGAGGCCGGTCGCAGACGGTGGCGACGGCACGGTGGACGCTGCCGCGTCGGCCGGCTTCCAGCGCTTCACGGTCTCGGTCAGCGGCCCGCTGGGACAGCCGGTGCAGGCCGCATTCGCGGTTCGCGGAGACACGGCGGTCATCGAGCTTGCCGAGGCGTCAGGGCTGCGGCGCCTGCCAGGCGGGCGGCTCGACCCGTACAGGGCAACCAGCCGGGGGACCGGCGAGCTGGTCCGTGCCGCACTCGACCTCGGGTGCACCACGGTCGTGCTCGGACTCGGCGGGAGCGCCTGCACCGACGGTGGCGCGGGCCTGGTCCAGGCGTTGGGCGGGCGCCTCCTCGATGCCGAGGGAGCCGACCTGCCTCCGGGTGGGGCGGCGCTCGCCCGGCTGCACCGCCTTGATCTCTCCGGCTTCGATGCGCGGGTGCCCGGAACCGAGTTCGTCGTCGCCAGCGACGTCGACAACCCGCTGCTGGGCGAGCACGGCGCCGCGGCGGTCTACGGGCCGCAGAAGGGCGCCGCCGCGCAGGACGTCCCGGTGCTCGACCGAGCCCTGGCACGGTGGGCCGACGTGGTCGGCCGCGCGCTCTCCAAGGACCTTGCCGCCCGGCGCGGTGCGGGTGCGGCAGGCGGGGTGGGCTTCGCGGCGCTGGCCTTTCTCGGCGCCGAGCTGCGTTCGGGGATCGACTTCTTCCTCGACCTGCTCGAGGTACGGGCGGCGCTGCCTGGCGCCCGGCTGGTGGTGACGGGCGAGGGCTCCCTGGACGACCAGACGCTGCGCGGCAAGGCGCCCGCCGGCGTCGCCGCCGCGGCACGGGAGCACGGAGTGCCGGTCGTCGCGGTCGCGGGGCGCAACCGCCTCTCGTCCGAAGCACTTGCCGCCGCTGGCATCGCCTCGGCGTACGCGCTGCTGGACATCGAGCCAGACCCTGACCGGTGCATGCGCGAGCCAGGGCCGTTGCTGCAGCGTCTGGCGGCTCGCATCGCCGTCGACTGGCTGGGCGCGGCGCAGGCGGTGCCGCCGACAAGGAAGTCCACCCGGGGACTGGCCGGTGCTTAGAGCGCAGTGGCCTGACCGGCAGTCCTCTGTCGATGTGCCCCCCCGCCCGGCCGCCTGCGGCGTCCAGAAAAGGGATCTGGGAATACCCTTGAGAATTGACTCGAGAAATCTTCCTCTCGCGTCGTCATCACCGCCACCCGGCCCGTTCCCCGCCAGGCTCAGACATCGTACGGGCTGGCCGCCGACGGCAGGGGGACCGGAGGCCGGGTGGGGGATCCGCGGGCGCCGCTGGTTCATTGGTCAGCGGTGGGCGGCTGCGAGGAGACGGTCGATGACCTCCAGGAAGTGGGGAACGTCCAGCGGCTTGGTCAGGTACTCGGCGGCGCCGGCGGCCAGCAGCCGCTCCCTGTTCCCAGAGCGGGTGCCGTCGGCGCTGACCACCACGACCGGCGGGCCGGCGGTGTGCGGGTCGGCCTGCAGGCGCCGCAGGACCTCCTCGCCGTCGATGCCGGGCAGGTGCAGGTCGAGCAGGACCAGATCGGGTCGGTGCTGGCGGACCAGGTCTTGGACGATCTCACCCCGCGACGCGGCGAGCAGCTGCACGCCGCCCCGCTGGCCCAGGACGCGCTCGACCAACCGCAGGTTGGACGGGTTGTCCTCAACGTACAGCACGGTGTGTTCGCGGTGGGCGCCGGCGTCCAGCCCGGGGCTGGGAGGCGTCGGCGGGTTCCCGTCGTGGTGCTCCAGCAGATCTTCGGCAACGGGGAGCTCGAGGGTGAAGGTGGTCCCCTGGTCCTGGACGCTGTGCGCGGTGAGGGTGCCGCCCATTGCCTCCACCAGCCCCTTGGACAGCGCCAGGCCCAAGCCGGTGCCCTGCACGTCGGTCTGCTCGGCGCCCAGACGATCAAACGGCATGAACAGCCGCTCCAGCTTGTCGGCGGGGATGCCCGGACCGGTGTCGGCCACGATGATCCCGACCCGGCCCTGGGGGGTGGCGTGGCAGGCCAGGCGGATGCTGCCGCCGTGGTGGTTGTACTTGACCGCGTTGGAGGCCAGGTTCAGCAGCACCTGCCTGAGGCGCTGACGGTCGGCGTGGACGGTCCAGGAGCAGTCCTCGCGGGACAGGGGCTGGATGCGGATCTCGCGTTCGGCGGCCAGG
This sequence is a window from Actinomycetes bacterium. Protein-coding genes within it:
- the gcl gene encoding glyoxylate carboligase → MPKMPSMQAVVHILESEGIDTVFGVPGAAILPLYAALEHSNIRHLTVRHEEGGTHAADGWARVTGNVGVCLGTSGPAGTNMITGLYTAQADSIPILCVTGQAARAKLHQEAFQAVDIVEIAKPVTKWAVQIKEAAQVPWIFREALRLSRSGRPGPVLIDIPIDVARQEIEYDPDVDAPLPVPEVPPSPAAVRKALDMLLEAERPLLLAGGGVVIGDASAELVRAAEHLNVPVQITLMGKGAFPEDHALFAGMAGLQTQQRYGNAAFLESDFVLALGARFGDRHTGDLETYRQGRRFVHVDIEPTQIGRVFAPDLGVVSGTRPFLRALLAEAQARGAGHGAQEWPARVRELKATLRRRDDFDTTPIKPPRVFREINQTYGPDTYFVTAIGLYQIWSGQFQDVFKPRHYLCCGQAGPLGWEVSAATGVKCAIPDADVVAVVGDYSFQFMVEEVAVAAQYQTPFVVVLLNNQYLGLIRQAELPYHMNYAVDIHYGENGVDHVKLMEAFGCPARRVTEPGDIADALKWANAEAARARVPVLVEVMIEREANAAMGPSISHIVEYEESPDDQEAEYGAEGEASAEG
- a CDS encoding glycerate kinase, with product MAEPGGHVVVAPDKFKGSLTAAEVAQWVAAGLRRACPGLDVRERPVADGGDGTVDAAASAGFQRFTVSVSGPLGQPVQAAFAVRGDTAVIELAEASGLRRLPGGRLDPYRATSRGTGELVRAALDLGCTTVVLGLGGSACTDGGAGLVQALGGRLLDAEGADLPPGGAALARLHRLDLSGFDARVPGTEFVVASDVDNPLLGEHGAAAVYGPQKGAAAQDVPVLDRALARWADVVGRALSKDLAARRGAGAAGGVGFAALAFLGAELRSGIDFFLDLLEVRAALPGARLVVTGEGSLDDQTLRGKAPAGVAAAAREHGVPVVAVAGRNRLSSEALAAAGIASAYALLDIEPDPDRCMREPGPLLQRLAARIAVDWLGAAQAVPPTRKSTRGLAGA